Genomic segment of Microcebus murinus isolate Inina chromosome 14, M.murinus_Inina_mat1.0, whole genome shotgun sequence:
ATGCTGTACCCCATGGTCGCTCCGCGGTCACCTGCTAACTGTGAGAAGTCATGTGCCGGGAGAGATGGTGGCGCTCCCGGAAGTGCTCTTGACACACGGGGCAGGTGAGGGCCTCTTCTCTCCGCTTCTTAGAATGCGGGTCTGGCCCTGTGGGCTCCTTTTTGTGGTGGGACCGCATGTGGAAGACCAGGTCGGACGTCAGGCGGAAGGAGAGGTTGCACTTTGCACACCAGTTCTGGGTGGACAAACCCAGGGAGGTgagggtgggtggcaggagggCCCATGAAGTGGGGGAAGAAGACAAGGGTGTCAGTGCCTGGGCCTGCGTGTGGTCCAGTGACAGCCTAGGGGCACCCAGGAAAGCGCTGCAGAATGGAGCATTTTGTGGCAACATTTGCAAGTTCCAGAAATCACTGATCAAAAGTTTGGGAGTTGAAAGTCGACCCCAACAAGAGGTGTCTGCAGTGTTGATGAGTCCAGACAGCTCACCCAGGGCATCTGCAGATTCACCTGCGGGGAAGACAGGGGTTGGCCCAGGCCTTTCTGCTGCTCGCTTGGTTGGCTTGCTGAAGG
This window contains:
- the LOC142875574 gene encoding zinc finger protein 488-like yields the protein MAAEKGAPLGLSAADRWKLSEPEQGQGRKPVLLQKTNRLGCEAAVGRGLRDAACAALALSVAVGTPSLGKPLPQKACGEQRQSAFTELPRLEERLAGGQAQERGQDDPADQPGPAQLIQDVPRDPVSSIVLSVWPSRSRGEQRSAFSKPTKRAAERPGPTPVFPAGESADALGELSGLINTADTSCWGRLSTPKLLISDFWNLQMLPQNAPFCSAFLGAPRLSLDHTQAQALTPLSSSPTSWALLPPTLTSLGLSTQNWCAKCNLSFRLTSDLVFHMRSHHKKEPTGPDPHSKKRREEALTCPVCQEHFRERHHLSRHMTSHS